Proteins co-encoded in one Neofelis nebulosa isolate mNeoNeb1 chromosome 2, mNeoNeb1.pri, whole genome shotgun sequence genomic window:
- the LOC131504613 gene encoding deoxyribose-phosphate aldolase — protein sequence MSARNLGTELDLSWISKIQVNQPAVLRRAEQIQARRMVKKEWQAAWLLKAVTFIDLTTLSGDDTSSNVQRLCYKAKYPIREDLLKALNVHDKGLTTAAVCVYPARVCDAVKALKAAGSTIPVASVATGFPAGQTHLKTRLEEIRLAVEDGATEIDVVINRTLVLTGQWEALYDEIRQFRKTCGEAHLKTILATGELGSLTNVYKASMIAMMAGSDFIKTSTGKETVNATFPVAIVMLRAIRDFFWKTGNKIGFKPAGGIRSAKDSLAWLSLIKEELGDEWLTPELFRIGASTLLSDIERQIYHHVTGRYAAYHDLPMS from the exons ATGTCCGCTCGCAACTTGGGCACGGAGCTGGACCTTAGCTGGATCTCCAAAATACAAGTGAATCAACCAGCAGTTCTGAGGCGTGCAGAGCAAATCCAGGCTCGCAGAATGGTGAAAAAGGAGTGGCAAGCTGCTTGGCTCCTGAAAGCTGTTACCTTTATAGATCTTACTACACTCTCAGGTGATGACACATCGTCCAACGTTCAAAGGCTTTGTTATAAAGCCAAGTATCCAATCCGGGAAGATCTCTT aaaagctttaaatgtGCATGATAAAGGCCTTACTACAGCCGCCGTTTGTGTTTATCCCGCACGAGTGTGTGATGCTGTGAAAGCACTGAAGGCAGCCGGCTCCACCATCCCCGTGGCTTCGGTGGCCACTGGCTTTCCGGCTGGACAGACTCATTTAAAAACACGATTGGAAGAGATCAGATTGGCTGTGGAAGATGGAGCTACGGAAATTGATGTGGTAATTAACAGGACCTTGGTGCTGACAGGCCAGTGGGAAGCCCTGTATGATGAGATTCGTCAGTTTCGCAAGACCTGTGGGGAGGCTCATCTCAAAACCATCTTAGCAACAGGAGAACTTGGATCTCTTACTAATGTCTATAAAGCCAGTATGATAGCAATGATGGCAGGATCAGATTTTATTAAGACCTCTACTGGAAAAGAAACAGTAAATGCCACTTTCCCGGTAGCTATAGTAATGCTACGGGCCATTAGAGATTTCttctggaaaactggaaacaagatCGGCTTTAAACCAGCAGGAGGCATCCGCAGTGCAAAGGATTCCCTTGCCTGGCTCTCTCTCATAAAAGAAGAGCTAGGAGACGAATGGCTGACGCCAGAACTCTTTCGAATAGGTGCCAGTACTCTGCTTTCTGACATCGAGAGGCAGATTTACCATCATGTGACTGGAAGATATGCAGCCTATCACGATCTTCCTATGTCCTAA